GGCCGCCTCGCGCCCCGTGATCCCCTGCACCAGAATCCGCGTCTTCTCGTCAGCGAGGATGGCCACTCTGCGTGCCTCGGCGCGCGCCCACCGTCCTGGGCGAGCGCCCGCGAGACGGTCTTGCCGTCCGCAGGCGGGCGGTGAGCGTCTTCAGGTCCTTCTTGCCGCTCACGAACTGGTAGATCCGGCTGAAGTCAGCGTCGCCCCCCACGCGGTCCATGGCGGCCTCCCAGTACCGCCGGATGGTGGTCGCGAGGGGCAGGTCCATGCCGAGGCGGTGCTCGAGGTCGGTGATCAGCTTCAGGTCCTTGTAGCCGGTCTTGATTGCGGCGCCCGACTGGAAGGTGCCCGAAACGATGAACCGGGGAAACCGGAGCTCGGTCTCGTAGCTCCGGGCGTTGCTGTTCTGGAAGACGTCGAGGAGCAAGGACTCCTCGAACCCCAGGGTCCTCCCCATCCAGAACGCCTCGCAGGTGGCCAGGAAGAGGGTAAAGGAGAGCTGGTTCTGCAGGAGCTTGACGGTCATCCCCTGGCCGGGGCCCCCGGCGTAGACCACCTTCCGCGCGATGGCGGAGAACAGGGGCTGGCAGTCCCGACACAGACGCCGGTCGCCCCCCGCCATCAGCAGCAGTGTGCCCTCCCGCGCGCCGACGGCGCCACCCGTCATCGGCGCCTCGAGGAACCGCACCCCCCGCTTCGCGACCTTGCGGTGGTTCTCGACGGCGGCGGTGGGATCGCCCGTCGTCATGTCGATGACCAGGCTGTCGCCGCGGAGGCCGGCGAGGATCCCCTCGGCGGAGTACAGGACCTCGTTCACCGCCCGGTGATCCGTGACCAGGAGCAGGACAACCTTGCTCGCTGCGCCGAGGGCCCGGAGGGAGGGGGTGAGATGCACCCCGCTCCGCCCGGCCGCCCACTGGCGCACCCGCTCGCTCCGTTCATGGATCGTCAGGCGGAATCCGTGCTTGAGCAGGTTCTCGGCCACGCCCCTTCCCATGTGGCCGAGGCCGATCAGGCCGACGGGCGTTTCCCGGGTGATCTTCATTGCGCTCCTCGCTTCGGTCAGTGGGCCCGGGCGGCGAGCCGGGCGGCCTCGTCGATCGAGACCGTCCGG
This is a stretch of genomic DNA from Candidatus Methylomirabilis sp.. It encodes these proteins:
- a CDS encoding NAD(P)-dependent oxidoreductase; the protein is MKITRETPVGLIGLGHMGRGVAENLLKHGFRLTIHERSERVRQWAAGRSGVHLTPSLRALGAASKVVLLLVTDHRAVNEVLYSAEGILAGLRGDSLVIDMTTGDPTAAVENHRKVAKRGVRFLEAPMTGGAVGAREGTLLLMAGGDRRLCRDCQPLFSAIARKVVYAGGPGQGMTVKLLQNQLSFTLFLATCEAFWMGRTLGFEESLLLDVFQNSNARSYETELRFPRFIVSGTFQSGAAIKTGYKDLKLITDLEHRLGMDLPLATTIRRYWEAAMDRVGGDADFSRIYQFVSGKKDLKTLTARLRTARPSRGRSPRTVGARRGTQSGHPR